In Lacibacter sp. H375, one DNA window encodes the following:
- the porD gene encoding type IX secretion system protein PorD, giving the protein MHKSLFLFLFCFLSWFSNAQELNARVRVVDNQIPTTIDRKIFRTLEASLTTFLNNRRWSADNFKQNEKINCQILINLEGMGEPNVFSASITIQAARPVYSSSYVSPIINFKDPNFDFKYIESQPMEFNENRISGSDPLVSNLTAVMAYYAYIIVGFDYESFSLRGGNPYFQKALNIVNNAPDASKISGWKSFENNNRNRYWLTENLINNRYTVIHDVYYNYYRKGMDYLYENEAGARTEVMNSLVYLDNLNRETPNLMIVQFFMLGKADELINLFKKAPPQEKTKVVDILSRLDVTNSNKYKQELR; this is encoded by the coding sequence ATGCATAAAAGCTTATTCCTTTTTCTATTTTGCTTTTTATCATGGTTCAGTAATGCGCAGGAGCTGAATGCAAGAGTTCGTGTGGTAGATAATCAAATCCCTACAACGATCGACAGAAAGATATTTCGTACGCTTGAAGCGTCTCTCACAACATTTTTAAACAACCGTCGATGGTCTGCAGATAATTTCAAACAGAATGAAAAGATCAATTGCCAGATACTCATTAATCTTGAGGGGATGGGGGAGCCAAATGTTTTTTCGGCAAGTATAACCATCCAGGCTGCACGTCCGGTTTATTCAAGTTCATATGTATCTCCTATCATTAACTTTAAAGATCCCAACTTCGATTTTAAATACATAGAGTCGCAACCGATGGAGTTTAATGAAAATCGTATATCAGGCTCTGATCCATTGGTTTCAAATCTAACAGCTGTTATGGCTTATTATGCTTACATCATTGTTGGATTTGATTATGAATCGTTCTCATTGCGTGGTGGTAATCCTTATTTTCAAAAAGCACTTAACATTGTAAACAATGCTCCTGATGCCAGTAAGATTTCAGGATGGAAATCGTTTGAAAATAATAATCGAAACAGGTATTGGCTTACTGAAAACCTGATCAATAACCGTTATACTGTAATCCATGATGTGTATTACAATTACTACAGAAAGGGCATGGATTATTTATACGAAAACGAAGCAGGCGCAAGAACAGAAGTGATGAACTCGTTGGTATATCTAGATAACCTGAACAGGGAAACGCCAAACTTAATGATCGTGCAATTTTTTATGCTAGGGAAGGCTGATGAATTGATCAATCTTTTTAAAAAAGCACCCCCGCAGGAGAAAACAAAAGTGGTTGATATATTAAGCCGATTAGATGTTACCAATTCGAATAAATATAAACAGGAACTTCGATGA
- a CDS encoding response regulator transcription factor, which yields MSVDSNIKFAIADDHKIFRDGIKMALGGRPHLKLIWEAEDGKDMMHKLTIKKPDILLMDIRMPELDGINALQLIRKEYEEVKIVVLSMYDDQQMVSKMMEMGANAYLTKTTDPNEIYDAILTCMNEDFYFNELVNQAVLLKLNYKKTVKQFYPNSTKFSEKELQILKLLSEDKTTEEISKIVFLSPRTIETIRQNMKNRVGAKTIAGLIVYGMRNRLIE from the coding sequence ATGTCTGTCGATTCTAACATTAAGTTCGCCATAGCCGACGATCATAAAATTTTTCGTGATGGTATTAAAATGGCTCTTGGCGGCAGACCCCACCTCAAATTAATTTGGGAAGCTGAAGATGGCAAAGACATGATGCATAAGCTTACAATCAAAAAACCTGACATACTTTTAATGGACATCCGGATGCCTGAGCTAGATGGCATTAATGCCTTACAGCTGATCCGTAAGGAATATGAAGAGGTGAAAATTGTTGTACTTAGCATGTATGATGATCAGCAAATGGTGAGCAAAATGATGGAGATGGGGGCTAATGCATATCTTACTAAAACAACCGATCCCAATGAAATTTACGATGCTATCCTCACTTGCATGAACGAGGATTTTTATTTTAATGAGCTCGTTAATCAGGCTGTGTTACTGAAACTGAACTACAAAAAAACTGTAAAACAGTTTTATCCTAACTCAACCAAATTCTCCGAAAAGGAATTACAGATATTAAAATTGTTGTCAGAAGATAAAACTACAGAAGAGATATCGAAGATTGTTTTTCTCAGTCCACGTACGATTGAAACGATCAGGCAGAACATGAAAAACAGGGTAGGAGCCAAAACAATTGCTGGGCTCATTGTTTACGGAATGCGAAATCGATTGATCGAGTAA
- the coaBC gene encoding bifunctional phosphopantothenoylcysteine decarboxylase/phosphopantothenate--cysteine ligase CoaBC: protein MTAIPVFLLNILLYFHFQMKLQGKKIVLGITGSIAAYKSILLVRLLVKEGAEVKVILTPSAKDFVSPLVLSTLSKNNVLVDLFDENSWANHVELGRWADLMLIAPLSCNTLAKMANGMCDNLLLAVYLSATCQVMIAPAMDEDMWKHPATKRNISTLQSYGNHLIPVEAGELASGLVGEGRMAEPESIMHTVEGFFLTGSEFKDHKVLVTAGPTYEAIDPVRFIGNHSSGKMGIAIAEELAMRGANVVLVLGPSSQQITSTSINLIRVNNAEEMYQKSIEHFPDSQLAIMSAAVADYTPVQIAAEKIKKNEGNMQIELKKTKDILASLGDMKKPDQYLVGFALETTNEKEYAIGKLSSKNADMIVLNSLNDAGAGFGGDTNKITIFDKNQKEYSFTVKTKKEVAKDIVDTIKKMMHA, encoded by the coding sequence ATGACCGCCATTCCTGTTTTTTTATTGAATATTTTACTCTATTTTCATTTTCAGATGAAGCTACAGGGAAAGAAAATTGTTTTAGGAATTACGGGCAGTATTGCTGCCTATAAATCCATTTTGCTGGTGCGTTTGCTGGTTAAGGAAGGTGCTGAAGTAAAAGTAATACTCACTCCTTCTGCAAAAGATTTTGTATCGCCACTTGTGCTATCAACACTATCAAAGAACAATGTACTTGTCGATCTGTTTGACGAGAACAGTTGGGCTAACCATGTTGAACTTGGACGCTGGGCCGATCTGATGTTAATTGCTCCATTAAGCTGCAACACGTTGGCTAAAATGGCAAATGGAATGTGCGATAATCTTTTACTGGCGGTTTATCTTTCAGCAACATGTCAGGTGATGATTGCCCCGGCTATGGACGAAGACATGTGGAAACACCCGGCAACAAAAAGGAATATCAGCACACTTCAGTCTTATGGCAATCATCTCATCCCTGTTGAAGCTGGGGAGCTTGCAAGCGGGCTTGTTGGCGAGGGGCGAATGGCCGAGCCTGAAAGTATCATGCACACAGTAGAAGGTTTTTTTTTGACCGGCTCTGAATTTAAAGACCATAAAGTTTTGGTAACAGCTGGCCCAACTTACGAAGCAATTGATCCGGTAAGATTTATTGGCAATCATTCAAGTGGGAAAATGGGTATTGCAATAGCAGAAGAACTGGCAATGCGTGGTGCAAATGTGGTTTTGGTCTTGGGGCCATCATCTCAACAAATAACAAGTACTTCTATCAACCTAATACGGGTAAATAATGCGGAAGAGATGTATCAAAAAAGTATAGAGCATTTCCCCGATTCTCAGCTGGCAATCATGTCTGCGGCAGTTGCTGATTATACTCCTGTACAAATTGCAGCTGAAAAGATAAAGAAGAACGAGGGCAACATGCAGATTGAATTGAAAAAGACAAAGGACATACTTGCATCTTTGGGCGATATGAAAAAGCCTGATCAGTATTTGGTGGGCTTTGCTCTTGAAACAACTAATGAAAAGGAATATGCTATAGGAAAGCTAAGCTCAAAGAATGCAGATATGATCGTGCTGAACTCACTGAACGACGCAGGTGCCGGGTTTGGTGGTGATACAAATAAAATCACCATATTCGACAAGAACCAAAAGGAATATTCGTTTACTGTAAAGACAAAGAAAGAAGTTGCAAAGGATATTGTGGACACCATAAAAAAAATGATGCATGCATAA
- a CDS encoding response regulator transcription factor, with protein MYTMKTVKPADSTTDLIKVAITDDHVLYRAGVKTALGMKKDIQVIFEADNGMHLLNMLKSIQPDVILLDVQMPIMDGIATLPEVKKLYPDIKIIMLTMHDEHTMITRLMELGANSYLTKNSDSEVIYEAIKTCHEQEYFFNTLTNKALIDGLKMKRQGDAMMGHDVKLNDKEINILRLMCEEKSTKEIADIVDLSPRTVEAIRDKLKSKIGARSTAGLILYAVKHNIIEG; from the coding sequence ATGTACACAATGAAAACCGTAAAACCAGCCGACTCAACAACTGACTTAATTAAAGTAGCTATCACAGACGATCACGTGCTGTACCGTGCCGGCGTTAAAACCGCATTGGGCATGAAAAAGGATATTCAGGTGATCTTTGAAGCCGATAACGGCATGCATCTGTTGAATATGCTTAAGTCTATTCAGCCAGACGTTATATTGCTCGACGTGCAAATGCCTATTATGGATGGCATTGCCACTCTCCCCGAAGTAAAAAAGTTGTATCCTGATATTAAGATCATTATGCTCACGATGCACGATGAGCATACCATGATCACACGTTTGATGGAGCTTGGGGCAAACTCGTATCTCACTAAGAATTCAGATAGTGAAGTGATCTATGAAGCGATCAAGACCTGTCATGAACAGGAATATTTCTTCAACACACTTACCAACAAAGCATTGATTGACGGTCTGAAAATGAAACGTCAGGGAGATGCCATGATGGGCCATGATGTGAAATTGAACGATAAGGAAATCAATATCCTACGTTTGATGTGTGAAGAAAAGAGCACGAAGGAAATTGCTGATATCGTTGATCTGAGTCCACGTACGGTAGAAGCCATTCGTGATAAACTCAAATCAAAAATTGGCGCAAGATCTACAGCCGGATTGATTCTCTATGCTGTAAAACATAATATTATCGAAGGATAA
- a CDS encoding sensor histidine kinase, protein MFFLQATNSTNVTYVVYFGTFGMLLLAIGLIVFIVFHQRKVIYFQLRMKKMQEEQQQMMLQASIQSQEEERQRIAADLHDDAGPLLATVRLYLNENLIHQDQGTQLQSIYNAKQIIDDTIQLIRNMSHSLIPPTLKNFGLESAVNDMFQKINGSGSISASARFHDYKRRLKLEYELSIFRVLQELVNNTIKHSHSSFIHLTQNKTDQYIYIRMHHDGEGLTQTEYEKLRDTPQGMGLKNIYSRVKILNSKILFEKDPSNTYFKVTIEIPIEAML, encoded by the coding sequence ATGTTTTTTTTACAAGCCACAAATTCGACCAACGTAACCTATGTTGTGTACTTCGGTACATTCGGGATGTTGTTGCTGGCTATCGGCTTAATTGTATTTATTGTTTTTCATCAGCGTAAAGTGATCTATTTCCAATTACGTATGAAAAAAATGCAGGAAGAGCAACAACAGATGATGCTGCAAGCCTCTATACAAAGCCAGGAAGAAGAACGACAACGAATTGCCGCTGATCTGCACGATGATGCTGGCCCGCTTTTAGCTACAGTTCGCTTATATCTTAATGAAAATCTTATTCACCAAGATCAGGGAACACAGCTACAGAGTATCTACAATGCAAAACAAATCATTGATGATACCATTCAATTGATCAGGAATATGTCGCATAGCCTTATTCCCCCCACATTGAAAAATTTTGGGTTGGAGAGTGCAGTAAATGACATGTTTCAAAAGATCAACGGAAGCGGATCAATCAGCGCAAGTGCGAGGTTTCATGACTATAAAAGGCGTTTGAAGCTTGAATACGAATTATCCATCTTTCGTGTATTGCAGGAACTGGTGAATAATACGATCAAACACAGCCATTCAAGTTTTATTCATCTTACTCAAAATAAGACGGATCAATATATTTATATCCGTATGCATCACGATGGAGAAGGATTAACACAGACAGAATATGAAAAACTGAGAGATACCCCACAGGGTATGGGTTTGAAAAACATCTATAGCCGTGTTAAGATATTGAATTCAAAAATTCTATTTGAAAAAGACCCATCAAACACATACTTTAAAGTAACCATTGAGATTCCGATTGAGGCGATGTTATAA
- a CDS encoding response regulator transcription factor: protein MNQIKVAIADDHQIFRKGVILSLRSYTNIRFVLEAENGEELLAGLAEAQPDVILMDLRMPGKDGIETTKAVNKLYPNIHVLVLTMYEDERFVTHLMENGANGYLLKSSDPSEIKKAILEVFTKGYYLNNFVNRILLKKSHNKVKSIPTLNSEIQISDKEKQVIRLLCMEYTAQEIAKEMEISARTVEAIKDRLMERFGVKNSVGLVFFAMKNSLID, encoded by the coding sequence ATGAACCAAATTAAAGTTGCAATAGCAGACGACCACCAGATTTTTCGAAAAGGAGTAATCCTTTCTTTAAGATCGTACACAAATATCAGATTCGTCCTTGAGGCTGAAAATGGCGAAGAACTCTTAGCTGGTTTGGCGGAAGCTCAGCCAGATGTAATTCTAATGGATTTACGTATGCCAGGGAAAGATGGTATTGAAACAACCAAGGCTGTTAATAAGCTTTATCCCAACATCCATGTCTTGGTTCTAACCATGTATGAAGATGAGCGTTTTGTAACTCATCTTATGGAAAATGGTGCAAATGGATATCTCTTAAAAAGTTCTGATCCTTCCGAAATAAAAAAGGCTATTCTTGAAGTATTTACCAAAGGATATTACCTTAATAACTTTGTGAACAGGATCCTTCTCAAAAAATCTCATAACAAGGTTAAATCCATTCCAACACTTAATAGCGAAATTCAGATTTCGGATAAAGAAAAACAGGTTATCCGCCTGTTATGTATGGAATATACAGCACAGGAAATAGCCAAAGAAATGGAGATCAGCGCAAGAACGGTTGAAGCAATTAAAGACCGTTTAATGGAACGCTTTGGAGTGAAGAATTCTGTTGGGCTTGTTTTCTTTGCAATGAAAAATTCACTGATTGATTAA
- a CDS encoding DUF4296 domain-containing protein: MREILLLLCLFGIVACSETKKPPANILGPEKFQKILTDVILADALSTERSFKDTSLKIKDANASYFLKIFEIHGVTKNEFMRSYNFYLSRPDLLRVISDSVSAVLNRENLKLTTDTVKPKPNGNNSPKIRIRDGNK; the protein is encoded by the coding sequence ATGAGAGAAATACTGTTACTTCTTTGTTTATTTGGTATCGTAGCCTGTTCTGAAACCAAAAAGCCGCCAGCAAATATTCTTGGTCCGGAGAAATTTCAAAAGATACTAACTGATGTAATACTGGCAGATGCATTGTCTACTGAAAGGTCATTTAAAGACACATCATTGAAAATTAAAGATGCAAATGCTTCATACTTCTTAAAAATATTCGAGATTCACGGAGTTACGAAGAATGAATTTATGCGGAGCTATAATTTTTATCTGAGTCGCCCTGATCTTCTTCGGGTTATTTCCGATTCCGTTTCCGCAGTACTTAACAGAGAAAATCTTAAATTAACGACCGATACCGTTAAACCTAAGCCGAATGGTAATAACAGCCCGAAAATTAGAATCAGAGATGGGAATAAATAG
- a CDS encoding DNA-directed RNA polymerase subunit omega — protein MSRLIRKVSANTSNVVETKNVADLKAKTGNLYESIAVIAKRANQINISLKEELHNKLEEFASHTDSLEEIHENKEQIEISKAYERMPNPALLATQEFVDDKVYHRRAENDLFS, from the coding sequence ATGAGCAGACTGATACGAAAAGTTAGCGCCAACACCAGCAATGTTGTTGAAACAAAAAATGTGGCTGACTTGAAGGCGAAAACAGGTAATTTATATGAATCAATTGCTGTGATTGCTAAACGTGCCAACCAGATCAATATTTCCTTAAAGGAAGAATTGCATAATAAACTGGAAGAGTTTGCAAGTCATACCGATAGTCTTGAAGAAATTCACGAGAATAAAGAACAGATTGAAATCTCAAAGGCTTACGAAAGAATGCCGAACCCTGCTTTGCTTGCAACACAGGAATTTGTAGATGATAAAGTATATCATCGCAGAGCTGAGAATGATCTGTTCTCTTAA